The genomic DNA GCCTGGCGGTTCGTTCATTTGGCCGAATACCATCGCCGTTTTATTGATAACGCCGGAATCGGTCATTTCATGATACAAGTCATTACCTTCACGAGTCCGCTCGCCTACGCCGGCAAATACGGAAATACCACCATGCTCTTGAGCGATGTTGTTGATAAGCTCTTGAATCGTAACGGTTTTACCAACACCAGCACCGCCAAACAGGCCGATCTTACCACCCTTGGCATATGGAGCAAGCAAATCGATAACTTTAATACCGGTCTCCAGAATTTCCGATTGTGTCGACAGCTCTTCAAATGAAGGCGGATCGCGGTGGATCGGATTTCTATCCCCCGAAGTTACCTGTCCCTTATTATCAATTGTCTCTCCAAGCACGTTAAATACGCGGCCCAGAGTTACTTCACCTACTGGAACAGAAATTGGAGCGCCCAAGTCTACTGCTTCCACTCCACGTACAAGACCATCCGTCGAGGACATGGCGATACAGCGGACGAGGTTGTCGCCCAAGTGATTGGATGCTTCCAGGATCAATTCGCTGCCTTCATCCTGTGCGCCCTGTTTCACAATTTTAATAGCGTTGAAAATATCCGGGAGTTGTCCGCGTCCAAACTCAATGTCAACAACCGGACCCATTACGCTAACAACGCGTCCTTTGTTCATTATTGTTGTTTCCCTCCTTAAAGTTTTGCGGCGCTAAGCAGCCTGGGAGCCGTTCGTATTAGGAACACCGCTTCTATCCAAGCTGTGAGCCATGCAGTACCGTCTAGCGTTCCTGCATATCCGCAAACTATCATCGAAAACGAAAATGCTAGCCTTGGGCGTTGGCACCCGCCACAATTTCCGTAATTTCCTGGGTAATAGCCGCTTGACGAGCACGGTTATACGTCAGGGTCAGCTCGTTGATCATTTTCGTTGCGTTCTTCGTCGCGCTGCCCATTGCCGTCATCTTCGCTCCAAGCTCACTCGCCTTTCCTTCCAGAAGAGCACCGAAAATCAGTGTTTCGGCATACTTCGGAAGCAGAACTTCAAGTACAGCTTCAGGAGAAGGCTCATACTCGTATTCCGCTGTCGGTCCGCTCGTTTCGACACTGTCGAATGGAAGCAAACGATCTACCGTCGGCAACTGGCTCATCGCATTTATAAATTTGTTATAGCAAATATAGACCTCGTCAAATTGCTCCTCTTCAAAGCTCTGTACAGCCGCGTAGGCCAAAGACTTAATATCGGCGAATTTCGGCGAATCAGATAATTCGACGACATCCTTCAGCACAGGAAGCCCCCGGCGATTGAAGTAGTCCCGTCCTTTGCGTCCGATAACGAATAAACCGTATTCGGATTGGGATTGGTGCTTCTGGTTGATCTCATCCATCACTTTACGGAGAATGTTCGTATTGTATCCGCCGACGAGCCCGCCATCGGCCGTAATGACAATATAGGCCGTCCGTTTTACGGGGCGAGTCACGAGCATCGGATGCGTAACTCCGTCAGTGCTGGAGGCGATGCTGCTCACGACTTCCTTCAGCTTCTCTGCATATGGACGGGAGGACTGGGCCTTCTCTTGCGCTCTTCTCAGCTTGGCCGAAGCGACCATTTCCATCGCCTTCGTAATCTGACGGGTGTTCTGAACACTCTTAATTTGACGTTTTATCTCGCGAATCCCTTTTGCCATGATTTCACCACCCTCAAACTTTGGCTAAAGGCCAAAGTTACTTCGAAAGCATACGCTTAACTTCACGTAACATATTCTCAAATTTCGGCCCTTAGCCAAAGCTAATCGGGCTAGCAAACCTGATCAGAACATTGTCCCGATTCAGGCGAAACACGATCAAGCTTTGGCGGAACCAAAACGAGTATTCTTATAAGTAATCATGAATCGGCAGGATCGGCCGATTCATGAAGCTGTATTAGTTAGATGCGGAAAAACCTCTTTTGAACTTCTCGATAACTTCCTTCAGCTTTTCCTCGTTTTCTGCGGTCAAATCTTTCGTGTCGCGAA from Paenibacillus woosongensis includes the following:
- the atpG gene encoding ATP synthase F1 subunit gamma produces the protein MAKGIREIKRQIKSVQNTRQITKAMEMVASAKLRRAQEKAQSSRPYAEKLKEVVSSIASSTDGVTHPMLVTRPVKRTAYIVITADGGLVGGYNTNILRKVMDEINQKHQSQSEYGLFVIGRKGRDYFNRRGLPVLKDVVELSDSPKFADIKSLAYAAVQSFEEEQFDEVYICYNKFINAMSQLPTVDRLLPFDSVETSGPTAEYEYEPSPEAVLEVLLPKYAETLIFGALLEGKASELGAKMTAMGSATKNATKMINELTLTYNRARQAAITQEITEIVAGANAQG